The Zingiber officinale cultivar Zhangliang chromosome 10A, Zo_v1.1, whole genome shotgun sequence genome contains a region encoding:
- the LOC122026815 gene encoding uncharacterized protein LOC122026815, with amino-acid sequence MRVKNVIREEIGVVKYCIIVDESQDESKREQMSLVLRFVDTNGFIQECFFGLVHVSDTVALTLKNVIYSTLAHYNLDVQNIRGQGYNGASNMRGEFNGLQALIIKECRGAYYVYCFAHRLQLALVVASKNVTPIHQFFDRLTFIVNIVGSSCKRNDELKNVHADDIAHLIAINELETGHGLNQIDATSVYDEMTSFDFVFILHLMNEIMGITNILCQALQSKSQDIINVMELVLSTKNLLQHMRDNKWNDLLTKVKSFCELRNIDIPDFNAPYIDRRGRTRVHQDNFTIEHHYQVDLFYASIDSQLQKINGCFSDDAMELLILSNALNPQNAMESFKIEDICKLVEKFYAQDFTRGEKEQLKIQLKHYEYNVVKRPDYKNLSTISELCQWLVKTNKSVTYNLIFRVIILMLTLPISTATTERSFSAMNIVKTRFRSKMEDTFLSDALVVYIEREIARKLESLLTWKVEGLDSRGFGFMTFAFSEEASVAICGMDGKLLQLEWGPEESEEDPSPVESEDDLEMDLEEFDEDTEINLEDFEEDPSPAESKGDSEMDLEEFDEDLERIMKILRRIQRWILRRI; translated from the exons ATGAGAGTGAAAAATGTAATTCGTGAAGAAATTGGAGTTGTCAAGTATTGCATAATTGTTGATGAATCTCAAGATGAATCAAAAAGAGAGCAAATGTCTTTAGTATTGAGATTTGTTGATACTAATGGATTCATTCAAGAATGTTTTTTTGGGCTTGTTCATGTATCTGATACTGTGGCTTTGACTTTAAAGAATGTCATATATTCTACTTTGGCTCACTATAATTTGGATGTTcaaaatattagaggtcaaggtTATAATGGTGCTAGTAATATGAGGGGTGAATTTAATGGATTGCAAGCTTTGATTATAAAAGAATGTAGAGGTGCTTATTATGTTTATTGTTTTGCTCATCGGTTGCAATTGGCTTTAGTTGTAGCATCAAAAAATGTGACGCCTATTCATCAATTTTTTGATAGATTAACTTTTATAGTTAATATTGTTGGTTCTTCATGTAAGCGTAATGATGAATTGAAGAATGTTCATGCAGATGACATTGCACATTTGATTGCAATTAATGAACTCGAGACAGGGCATGGACTTAATCAAATAG ATGCAACATCTGTTTATGATGaaatgacttcttttgattttgtatTCATCTTGCATCTTATGAATGAGATTATGGGGATCACAAATATTCTTTGTCAGGCTTTACAAAGTAAGTCTCAGGATATTATAAATGTAATGGAGCTGGTATTATCTACCAAGAATTTACTTCAACATATGAGGGATAACAAATGGAATGATTTGCTTACAAAAGTGAAATCTTTTTGTGAACTTCGAAATATTGATATTCCTGATTTCAATGCTCCGTATATTGATAGACGAGGACGAACTCGTGTTCATCAAGACAATTTCACCATTGAGCATCATTATCAGGTAGACCTCTTTTATGCTTCTATAGATTCACAGTTGCAAAAAATTAATGGGTGCTTTAGTGATGATGCTATGGAATTGCTCATTCTTAGTAATGCCTTAAATCCTCAAAATGCGATGGAGTCTTTCAAAATTGAGGATATTTGTAAATTAGTTGAAAAGTTTTATGCCCAAGATTTTACAAGAGGTGAAAAAGAGCAATTGAAGATACAATTGAAGCATTACGAGTATAATGTAGTTAAAAGACCCGACTATAAAAATCTTTCAACCATTTCAGAATTATGTCAATGGTTGGTGAAGACTAACAAATCTGTTACATACAACCTTATTTTTAGAGTGATCATACTTATGCTTACTCTTCCGATTTCCACTGCTACTACAGAACGATCATTTTCTGCGATGAATATTGTGAAAACAAGGTTTCGGAGCAAAATGGAAGATACTTTTCTCTCGGATGCATTAGTGGTATATATTGAGAGAGAAATTGCTAGAAAG CTAGAGTCATTATTGACATGGAAAGTGGAAGGTCTAGACTCTAGAGGGTTTGGTTTTATGACTTTTGCATTCAGTGAAGAAGCTTCAGTTGCTATATGTGGCATGGATGGGAAG TTACTTCAATTAGAATGGGGTCCtgaagaatctgaagaggatccaaGTCCCGTAGAATCTGAGGACGATCTGGAAATGGACCTCGAAGAATTTGATGAGGATACAGAAATAAATCTtgaagattttgaggaggatc
- the LOC122028040 gene encoding 36.4 kDa proline-rich protein-like gives MASQKSRIISSIIIILFFSSLLRPLFKSNSPNPPSHHHNSPKTKPPVIGKPPITVPPIIGKPPIDVPPVNRPHIIGKPPFTVPPIIEKPPIAVPPVNPPIRVPPNSGKPPIAVPPVIGNPPITVPPVIAYPPVTGPLVIQPPPVGGSTPSPPPALAPANRPPASCPADSLKMWACVDLLGGLVHIGLGDPVANQCCPLLRELVELEAAVCLCATIKLKHLDINIYFPLALQLLLTCGKAPPPGYTCILWPTPPPPSTSTTLHDHKHQTTHPTAWN, from the exons ATGGCGTCCCAAAAGTCCAGAATCATCTcctccatcatcatcatcctctttTTCTCCTCCCTCCTCCGCCCCCTCTTCAAATCCAATTCCCCCAACCCTCCTAGCCACCACCATAACTCCCCCAAAACCAAACCCCCCGTCATCGGAAAACCACCCATCACGGTCCCTCCGATCATCGGAAAACCACCCATCGACGTCCCTCCTGTTAACCGCCCTCATATCATTGGAAAACCACCGTTCACGGTCCCTCCGATCATCGAAAAACCACCCATCGCCGTCCCTCCGGTGAATCCACCAATCAGGGTCCCTCCAAACTCCGGAAAACCACCCATCGCCGTCCCTCCGGTGATCGGAAATCCACCCATCACGGTGCCTCCTGTGATCGCATACCCACCAGTAACAGGTCCCCTGGTGATCCAACCACCTCCCGTAGGCGGAAGCACACCCAGCCCGCCGCCGGCGCTTGCACCAGCGAACCGGCCTCCGGCGAGCTGCCCGGCGGACAGCCTCAAGATGTGGGCGTGCGTGGATCTGCTCGGCGGCCTGGTCCATATTGGCCTCGGTGACCCGGTGGCCAACCAGTGCTGCCCGCTGCTGCGGGAGCTGGTGGAGCTGGAGGCCGCCGTCTGTCTCTGCGCCACCATCAAGCTCAAGCACCTCGACATCAACATCTACTTCCCCCTCGCCCTCCAGCTCCTCCTCACCTGCGGCAAGGCCCCGCCGCCCGGCTACACCTGCATCCTCTGGCCCACGCCACCCCCTCCCTCAAC GTCGACGACGTTGCACGATCACAAACACCAAACGACCCATCCAACTGCCTGGAATTAG